One segment of Streptomyces sp. NBC_00576 DNA contains the following:
- a CDS encoding GMC family oxidoreductase, translated as MRTTHTVYDHIVVGAGSAGCALTRRLVDAGRTVLLIEMGDRDDNPAIHDPGRLWELWNSPQDHAYTTEPQRHASGTQVFWPRGKVLGGSSALNGMIYVRGNRADYDSWAYQGAAGWSYDEVLPYFKRSEDFEDGASHYHGAGGPLPVSRNHSPNPVTTAFIEACQDYGIPYNDDCNGQDQLGVNLLHRNIRDGKRVSAWTAFMEPVLDSALLTVMTGATVTRVLVDGGRARGVELLREGRTTEVRCEGDVILSGGTIGSAQLLLLSGVGPADELRALGIRATADLPGVGANLHDHTLAPVVWESARPVPQGTANKLEAHYFAKSDPALTVPDLQPLMSHLPLPVPDMDVPEEGHGFSVLAGTIRPLSRGRLWLRSADPTQAPALDPGYFAEPSDLTAMVRAVQQVREIGEEKSLGDWRTREVAPGPYVRTDAEVAAYIKRTLLSYHHQVGTCRMGIDRTAVVDPQLRVHGVAGLRVADASVMPSVTSGNTHAPAVMIGERCADLILGAQL; from the coding sequence ATGCGAACAACACACACCGTTTACGACCACATCGTGGTGGGCGCCGGGTCCGCGGGCTGTGCCCTCACCCGCAGACTCGTGGACGCCGGCCGGACCGTCCTGCTGATCGAGATGGGCGACCGGGACGACAACCCGGCCATCCATGACCCGGGGCGCCTGTGGGAACTGTGGAACTCCCCGCAGGACCACGCGTACACCACCGAACCCCAGCGGCACGCCTCCGGCACCCAGGTGTTCTGGCCGCGCGGCAAGGTCCTCGGCGGGTCCAGCGCCCTGAACGGCATGATCTACGTCCGCGGCAACCGGGCCGACTACGACAGCTGGGCCTACCAGGGAGCCGCGGGCTGGTCGTACGACGAGGTGCTGCCGTACTTCAAACGCTCGGAGGACTTCGAGGACGGCGCGTCGCACTACCACGGGGCCGGCGGCCCACTGCCCGTCAGCCGGAACCACTCCCCCAACCCGGTCACCACCGCCTTCATCGAGGCATGCCAGGACTACGGGATCCCGTACAACGACGACTGCAACGGCCAGGACCAGCTCGGTGTGAACCTGCTGCACCGCAACATCCGCGACGGCAAGCGCGTCAGCGCGTGGACCGCCTTCATGGAGCCGGTACTCGACAGCGCGCTGCTGACCGTGATGACCGGCGCGACGGTCACGCGCGTCCTGGTGGACGGTGGCCGGGCGCGGGGCGTCGAGCTGCTGCGCGAAGGCCGTACGACTGAGGTCCGCTGCGAAGGGGACGTGATCCTGTCCGGCGGCACCATCGGATCGGCCCAGCTGCTCCTGCTCAGCGGTGTCGGGCCGGCGGACGAGCTGCGGGCCCTCGGGATCAGGGCGACCGCGGACCTGCCGGGAGTGGGCGCGAACCTGCACGACCACACCCTCGCTCCGGTGGTGTGGGAGTCGGCACGGCCGGTGCCGCAGGGCACGGCCAACAAACTGGAGGCCCACTACTTCGCCAAGTCCGACCCGGCGCTGACCGTGCCGGACCTGCAGCCGCTGATGTCCCACCTGCCACTGCCGGTGCCCGACATGGACGTTCCCGAAGAGGGCCACGGCTTCTCGGTCCTCGCCGGGACGATCCGTCCGCTCAGCCGTGGCCGCCTGTGGCTGCGCTCGGCCGACCCCACCCAGGCTCCCGCCCTGGACCCCGGCTACTTCGCCGAGCCGTCGGACCTCACGGCCATGGTGCGGGCCGTGCAGCAGGTGCGGGAGATCGGCGAGGAGAAGTCGCTGGGCGACTGGCGGACCCGCGAGGTCGCACCCGGACCGTATGTGCGTACGGACGCGGAAGTCGCCGCGTACATCAAGCGGACCCTCCTCAGCTATCACCACCAGGTGGGCACCTGCCGTATGGGCATCGACCGTACGGCGGTCGTCGATCCACAACTGCGCGTCCACGGCGTGGCCGGGCTGCGCGTCGCGGACGCCTCCGTCATGCCCTCCGTCACCTCCGGCAACACCCACGCACCTGCCGTCATGATCGGCGAGCGCTGCGCCGACCTCATCCTGGGAGCACAGCTGTGA
- a CDS encoding MFS transporter, protein MLRKRSAAPPPLGGAGSDARRYENKLLVILFLGFGLVFFDRQALFFLVPFISKDIPLSNTALGTLAGVLALTWALSGMISGRLSDRLGRRKPVIIIAVVLFSCLSASSGLVTGFVALLGARALMGLAEGAVLPASQSLMVEASQEHRRGLNMGLLQGSSAGLLGGILCPLAVVWIATQYTWRLAFGITIVPGLLLALWIWRSVREEPPGGRVITEAVAESVDAAAKPSIGSILRQRNIILCVLIACAYMTWFFVIITFAPVYMTSVKGFSPATMSGIVTCLGVAWVVWGFVTPGISDRFGRKNTLIVFTVMAALCPLAVVYVSSPVVLGAVVVLTYTGLGCFTLFMATIPAETVPRGALATALGLVMGIGELAGGFLAPVIAGWASDNWGLETAMYISAAGAAMVVLLALGLKETAPAVLRRKNAAAVRTGATERTTSEAAVS, encoded by the coding sequence ATGCTGAGAAAGCGATCCGCCGCGCCCCCTCCGCTCGGTGGCGCCGGCTCCGACGCCCGCCGCTACGAGAACAAGCTGCTCGTCATCCTTTTCCTGGGCTTCGGCCTCGTCTTCTTCGACCGGCAGGCACTTTTCTTCCTCGTCCCCTTCATCAGTAAGGACATCCCCCTCTCGAACACCGCCCTGGGCACGCTCGCCGGAGTCCTCGCGCTGACCTGGGCCCTGTCCGGAATGATCTCCGGACGCCTGTCCGACCGGCTCGGCCGTCGTAAGCCCGTGATCATCATCGCGGTGGTGCTCTTCTCCTGCCTCTCGGCGTCGAGCGGGCTGGTCACCGGATTCGTCGCGCTGTTGGGAGCCAGGGCGCTGATGGGGCTGGCGGAAGGTGCCGTACTGCCGGCGTCGCAGTCTCTGATGGTGGAGGCATCCCAGGAGCACCGGCGCGGCCTGAACATGGGTCTGCTACAGGGCTCATCGGCCGGACTGCTGGGCGGCATCCTCTGCCCGCTCGCGGTGGTCTGGATCGCCACGCAGTACACCTGGCGACTGGCGTTCGGCATCACCATCGTCCCGGGCCTGCTGCTCGCCCTGTGGATCTGGCGGTCGGTACGGGAGGAGCCACCGGGTGGCCGTGTGATCACGGAGGCCGTGGCGGAATCCGTGGACGCCGCGGCCAAGCCGAGCATCGGCAGCATCCTGCGGCAGCGCAACATCATCCTCTGCGTGCTGATCGCCTGCGCGTACATGACATGGTTCTTCGTCATCATCACGTTCGCGCCTGTCTACATGACCTCGGTCAAGGGCTTCTCACCCGCGACGATGAGCGGCATCGTGACCTGCCTCGGGGTGGCGTGGGTCGTGTGGGGCTTCGTCACACCGGGGATCTCCGACAGGTTCGGCCGCAAGAACACACTGATCGTCTTCACGGTGATGGCCGCGCTCTGCCCCCTGGCCGTGGTGTATGTGAGCAGCCCCGTGGTGCTCGGCGCAGTGGTCGTGCTCACCTATACGGGTCTCGGCTGCTTCACCCTGTTCATGGCGACCATCCCCGCGGAGACCGTCCCCCGCGGCGCGCTGGCGACCGCCCTGGGCCTGGTCATGGGCATCGGGGAGCTCGCCGGCGGTTTCCTCGCTCCGGTGATCGCCGGGTGGGCCTCCGACAACTGGGGGCTTGAGACGGCCATGTACATCTCGGCGGCGGGTGCCGCGATGGTCGTGCTGCTCGCGCTCGGGCTGAAGGAGACGGCTCCCGCCGTCCTGCGCAGGAAGAACGCGGCGGCGGTCCGCACCGGCGCCACGGAGCGAACCACCAGCGAAGCCGCCGTCTCCTGA
- a CDS encoding MarR family winged helix-turn-helix transcriptional regulator, giving the protein MTDTPRWLTESEQHAWRSFVRLQDKLLGRLAREVQAECGLSQADYGVLVHLTEVPGGRLRLLELATAVEWEKSRMSHHINRMTKRGLVVREECADDARVAFVVVTPAGREALADAAPRHVERVRRLFIDPLSPAELAMLAQISNRILEGLEEDRA; this is encoded by the coding sequence ATGACCGACACACCGCGCTGGCTCACCGAGTCGGAGCAGCACGCCTGGCGCAGCTTCGTACGACTGCAGGACAAGCTCCTCGGCCGGCTGGCCCGCGAGGTACAGGCCGAGTGCGGCCTGTCCCAAGCCGACTACGGAGTGCTCGTCCACCTCACCGAGGTACCCGGGGGCCGACTGCGCCTGCTGGAGCTCGCCACGGCGGTGGAATGGGAGAAGAGCCGGATGTCCCACCACATCAACCGGATGACCAAGCGCGGTCTGGTCGTCCGGGAGGAGTGCGCCGATGACGCGCGCGTGGCGTTCGTCGTCGTCACGCCCGCCGGCCGCGAGGCCCTCGCGGACGCCGCCCCCCGCCACGTCGAGCGGGTCCGCCGCCTTTTCATCGACCCGCTCAGCCCGGCGGAGCTCGCCATGCTCGCCCAGATCTCGAACCGCATCCTCGAAGGACTGGAGGAGGACCGCGCGTGA
- a CDS encoding helix-turn-helix domain-containing protein → MTTPSEDTSAGRFEFWRDVVGQSFVPLEALPREVPDFRASLHTAQLGAVQVSVVAADPHGVAHTRRHIASDPADFVKVSLQLAGQCMLTQADRQALLKPGELAIYDTRHPYTLDFDQPYRTLVLMFPRVLLRLPERDLTRMIATTVSCGDGLGPVVHPFLCGLAGQVRQLDALGTPRLADSVIDLVGAMLSDRCAVHVTQQDDGRELLARRILTYMEQRLSDPGLGPDRIAAAHHISRRFLYKLLAERGYTVSGWLRERRLAECLRDLADPALAHMPVATVGSRWGFPDPAHFSHAFKSAYGMSPSEARGAGRTALGA, encoded by the coding sequence ATGACGACTCCGTCGGAAGACACCTCCGCAGGACGCTTCGAGTTCTGGCGGGACGTGGTCGGCCAGAGTTTCGTGCCGCTCGAAGCGCTGCCGCGCGAGGTTCCCGACTTCCGCGCCTCCCTGCACACCGCCCAGCTCGGCGCGGTGCAGGTGTCCGTGGTGGCCGCGGATCCGCACGGCGTCGCCCACACCCGTAGGCACATCGCCTCCGACCCGGCCGATTTCGTCAAGGTGAGTCTTCAGCTGGCCGGGCAGTGCATGCTGACCCAGGCGGACCGCCAGGCCCTCCTCAAGCCGGGCGAGCTGGCCATCTACGACACCCGGCACCCGTACACACTCGACTTCGACCAGCCGTACCGCACACTCGTGCTGATGTTCCCGAGGGTCCTGCTCCGGCTGCCCGAGCGCGACCTGACCCGCATGATCGCCACCACCGTGTCGTGCGGCGACGGACTGGGGCCCGTGGTGCACCCGTTCCTGTGCGGACTGGCAGGGCAAGTGCGGCAACTGGACGCTCTCGGCACGCCGCGGCTCGCGGACAGCGTGATCGACCTGGTCGGCGCGATGCTCTCCGACCGGTGCGCCGTGCACGTGACACAGCAGGACGACGGGCGGGAGCTGCTGGCCCGGCGGATCCTCACGTACATGGAACAGCGGCTCTCCGACCCGGGGCTCGGCCCCGACCGGATCGCGGCCGCCCACCACATCTCGCGGCGCTTCCTCTACAAGCTGCTGGCCGAGCGGGGATACACGGTCTCGGGCTGGCTCCGGGAGCGTCGCCTCGCCGAGTGTCTGCGCGACCTCGCGGACCCCGCGCTCGCCCATATGCCCGTCGCCACCGTCGGAAGCCGCTGGGGCTTTCCGGACCCCGCCCACTTCAGCCACGCCTTCAAGAGCGCCTACGGCATGAGCCCGTCGGAGGCACGCGGAGCCGGGCGCACGGCGCTGGGCGCCTGA
- a CDS encoding aldehyde dehydrogenase family protein produces the protein MTNTLFIGGEWQAAASGAEFETLDPATGQPHAQVSLAGAADADAAVRAARAALENPDWAGLTPAQRARILWRIGDLIEEHAEELAELETRDQGQPLGISMAVSVAAAAEHFRYYAGWVTKIYGETAPVSIPGVLQYTKREPVGVCALITPWNFPLMIASWKIAPALACGNAVIVKPAEQTPMTTVRLVELCRTAGVPDGVINLLTGGPEAGRALVEHPGVDKVSFTGSTETGREIVRASAGNLKRVTLELGGKAPSLVLPGADLDAAVAGCLQGALLNSGQVCAAYTRFLVHRSLADEFAERCAKAVSGMRLGAGSAPDTELGPLVTGEHRDHVHALVRSGVQEGAQLLAGGAPVDDLPGFFYQPTVFTGVRDDMRIAREEIFGPVLSVLPYDDEDEAVARANDTEYGLAAAVWTRDVGAAHRVAGSIRAGTVFINMPNPVDASAPWGGFKASGWGREMGSGAIDAYTEVKSVWTSLA, from the coding sequence GTGACCAATACCCTTTTCATCGGTGGCGAGTGGCAAGCCGCGGCCTCCGGAGCGGAGTTCGAGACCCTGGACCCGGCGACGGGGCAACCCCACGCCCAGGTGTCCCTGGCGGGGGCCGCGGACGCCGACGCGGCCGTACGGGCCGCCCGCGCCGCCCTCGAGAACCCTGACTGGGCGGGACTCACCCCGGCCCAGCGCGCCCGCATCCTGTGGCGCATCGGCGACCTCATCGAGGAACACGCCGAGGAACTGGCCGAGTTGGAGACCCGCGACCAGGGCCAGCCGCTCGGCATCTCCATGGCGGTCAGCGTCGCCGCGGCTGCCGAGCACTTCCGCTACTACGCCGGCTGGGTCACCAAGATCTACGGCGAGACGGCGCCAGTGTCCATCCCCGGCGTGCTGCAGTACACCAAGCGCGAGCCGGTGGGAGTGTGCGCGCTGATCACCCCGTGGAACTTCCCGCTCATGATCGCGAGTTGGAAGATCGCACCGGCCCTCGCCTGCGGGAACGCGGTGATCGTCAAACCCGCGGAACAGACCCCGATGACCACGGTGCGGCTCGTCGAATTGTGCCGTACGGCGGGTGTGCCGGACGGCGTCATCAACCTGCTGACCGGCGGTCCCGAGGCCGGCCGGGCCCTCGTCGAGCATCCCGGCGTGGACAAGGTCTCCTTCACCGGTTCGACCGAGACCGGCAGGGAGATCGTCCGGGCCTCCGCGGGCAACCTCAAGCGTGTCACGCTCGAACTCGGTGGCAAGGCGCCGAGCCTCGTACTGCCCGGCGCCGACCTGGACGCGGCCGTGGCGGGCTGTCTTCAGGGCGCGCTCCTCAACAGCGGCCAGGTATGCGCCGCGTACACAAGGTTCCTCGTCCACCGCTCCCTCGCCGACGAGTTCGCCGAGCGCTGCGCCAAGGCCGTCAGCGGGATGCGACTCGGCGCGGGCAGCGCGCCCGACACCGAGCTCGGCCCCCTGGTCACCGGCGAACACCGTGACCACGTCCACGCGCTCGTGCGCAGCGGCGTCCAGGAAGGCGCCCAGCTGCTCGCCGGCGGGGCCCCGGTCGACGACCTGCCGGGCTTCTTCTACCAGCCGACCGTGTTCACGGGTGTACGGGACGACATGCGCATCGCCCGCGAGGAGATCTTCGGCCCGGTGCTGTCGGTCCTGCCGTACGACGACGAGGACGAGGCCGTCGCCCGCGCCAACGACACCGAGTACGGCCTGGCGGCGGCCGTATGGACCCGCGACGTGGGCGCGGCGCACCGCGTGGCCGGCTCCATCCGCGCGGGCACGGTGTTCATCAACATGCCCAACCCCGTGGACGCCTCCGCCCCCTGGGGCGGGTTCAAGGCCAGCGGCTGGGGCCGGGAGATGGGCAGCGGCGCCATCGACGCGTACACGGAGGTCAAGAGCGTGTGGACCTCGCTCGCCTGA
- the hpaD gene encoding 3,4-dihydroxyphenylacetate 2,3-dioxygenase encodes MTASNAPDVVRSAYAQLAVTDLGAARWFWVDMLGFHVQYEDAESLYLRGTDELTHHSLVLRKGDLAALDHISYRVRTPEDVDKAEKFFAGLGCPVKRLKKGEGTHGIGDAVRVIDPLGFPVEFFHEIERAERLIQRYDIRHGAEIARLDHFNICTPDIPAAYAHYQSLGFGCSETIEGDEHELYAAWMYRKQTVHDVAFTGGAGPRLHHLGVATHESHQVLRAADIFGSLHKEHHIERGPGRHGVSNAFYLYLRDPDGHRVEIYTSDYYTGDPDHETYRWNVRDDRRRDFWGNAVIESWYKEAAPVLDLDGRPQPVTDTVLDESAVQVGADGLG; translated from the coding sequence ATGACCGCCTCGAACGCCCCCGACGTCGTCCGGTCCGCCTACGCCCAGCTCGCCGTCACCGACCTCGGCGCAGCCCGCTGGTTCTGGGTCGACATGCTCGGCTTCCATGTTCAGTACGAGGACGCCGAGTCGCTGTACCTGCGCGGCACGGACGAACTCACCCACCACTCGCTGGTGCTGCGCAAGGGCGATCTGGCGGCCCTCGACCACATCTCCTATCGCGTCCGCACCCCCGAGGACGTCGACAAGGCGGAGAAGTTCTTCGCCGGACTCGGCTGCCCGGTCAAGCGGTTGAAGAAGGGCGAGGGAACGCACGGTATCGGCGACGCGGTCCGCGTCATCGACCCGCTCGGCTTCCCCGTGGAGTTCTTCCACGAGATCGAGCGCGCTGAGCGCCTCATCCAGCGCTACGACATCCGCCACGGCGCCGAGATCGCCCGCCTGGACCACTTCAACATCTGCACCCCCGACATCCCGGCCGCCTACGCCCACTACCAGTCCCTCGGCTTCGGCTGCTCGGAAACGATCGAGGGTGACGAGCACGAGCTGTACGCGGCCTGGATGTACCGCAAGCAGACCGTCCATGACGTCGCCTTCACGGGGGGTGCCGGACCGCGCCTGCACCACCTCGGGGTGGCCACCCACGAGTCCCACCAGGTACTGCGCGCGGCCGACATCTTCGGCTCGCTGCACAAAGAGCACCACATCGAACGAGGCCCCGGCCGGCACGGCGTCTCCAACGCCTTCTACCTCTACCTGCGGGACCCCGACGGCCACCGCGTGGAGATCTACACCTCGGACTACTACACCGGTGACCCGGACCACGAGACATACCGCTGGAACGTGCGCGACGACCGCCGCCGCGACTTCTGGGGCAACGCCGTCATCGAGTCCTGGTACAAGGAGGCCGCCCCCGTCCTCGACCTGGACGGACGCCCGCAGCCCGTGACCGACACCGTCCTCGACGAGTCCGCGGTTCAGGTGGGTGCGGACGGCCTCGGCTGA